The following nucleotide sequence is from Clostridia bacterium.
CGTCGACACGATGATAAACCAGAAGGGGCAGAACTGTATCTGCATTTACGTTGCTATCGGCCAGAAGGCGTCTACGGTGGCCCGCGTGGTCAAGACGCTGGAGGATTCCGGGGCTATGGCGTATTCGATCGTCGTCGCTGCGACGGCGGCGGATTCCTCGCCGCTCCAGTATATGGCGCCGTATGCCGGCGTCGCGATGGCGGAGTATTTCATGCGGAAGGGCGGACACTGCCTCTGCATTTATGATGATTTGACGAAGCACGCGGCGGCGTACCGCGCCATGTCGTTGCTTCTCCGTCGTCCTCCCGGACGCGAGGCGTATCCGGGCGACGTATTCTATCTCCATTCGCGTCTCCTGGAGCGTGCGGCGAAGCTCTCCGACGAACTCGGAGCAGGCTCGATCACGGCGCTTCCGATCATTGAGACGCAGGCAGGCGACGTCGGCGCCTACATCCCGACGAACGTTATTTCAATCACAGACGGCCAGATCATGCTGGAAACCGATATGTTCTATTCGGGCATCCGTCCGGCGGTCAACGTCGGTCTTTCGGTATCCCGTGTCGGCGGCAGCGCGCAGATCAAGGCGAT
It contains:
- a CDS encoding F0F1 ATP synthase subunit alpha → VDTMINQKGQNCICIYVAIGQKASTVARVVKTLEDSGAMAYSIVVAATAADSSPLQYMAPYAGVAMAEYFMRKGGHCLCIYDDLTKHAAAYRAMSLLLRRPPGREAYPGDVFYLHSRLLERAAKLSDELGAGSITALPIIETQAGDVGAYIPTNVISITDGQIMLETDMFYSGIRPAVNVGLSVSRVGGSAQIKAMKQVAGTLRLDLAQYRELAAFAQFGSDLDKATKDQLDRGARMTETLKQAQYAPLVVEEQVMAIFTAVRGFLADIPVDKVVTFQNDFLKFMRQAHPEIGQKIAEQQKLDDNLEDALSKAIEEFKETVPYKMA